One Ramlibacter agri genomic window, ACTAGAACTGTCCCTTCTGGGTGCCCTCGGCCCAGGCCGCCGGCTGCGGGGCCCAGGTGCCCGCACCCAGCACCACGGCGGCCAGTTCCTGCAGGCCGGCGCCCAGCACCGCGCGCGCGGCCTGTTCGCCGCCGTCCTCGCGTTGCGCCAGCCGGCAGAAGCCGGCCAGCATCTCGTAGTCCTTGTCCAGCAAGGACACCAGCAGCCTGGCCAGTTCGTAGCTGAGAGGCTGGCCATCGTCGGGCCGCAGGAAGGACTTGCCGGCCCAGAACTCCTGGATCGTCGCCTCCGTCCAGAAGTGTCCGAACAGGTATTGCAGTTCGATGGGGCGATAGCGCGGGCGCGCCGGCACAGCGATGTTCCGTGTTCACTGCCAGGCCTTCGTTCAGCCTGGCGGGAAGGGGGCACCTTTCTGGCGGGCAGCGTAGCGGAGCCGTCTCCTCCGAGGCGTCACGCCTACGCTGCCGGCGGGCGGCAGATTCGCACTGCAGCAGCTTCCCCACGAGATCGGCGAAGCTCGCCCCGGCCATTGGGTGGCCAGGCAGACCATCTTCAGTTCCTCGCATAGGGCGGCGAATGCCTTGGCGGTCGCGTGCACTCGTGCGCCAGCGACCTCTGGCGTGAGTTTCATGCCGGCGGCGTCCGAGCTGGCCACCTTATGAGGAGTGGAGTTCAAGGGGCGACCGATGTTGACGCGTGATGCGCCGGACCACGTCCTCATAGTGAACGCCTTCTTCGTGGACGTTTGACGCCCCTGGATTGAAAGGCCCCACGGCCCGCTGGGACAGAGTTGCCATTGCCTTGCCAGGCATCTAGACTGCAGCCTATCGAATATTTATTCGAAATATCGAATGTCATTTTGGAGATGCAGGAATGGACCTGGGGTTGAAGGACAGGGTCGTGCTGATTACCGGGGGCGGCCGGGGTATCGGTCGGTCAACCGCGCTCGCGTTTGCGGCAGAAGGCGCCCATGTCGCTGTGCTGGACACCGATAGCGACGCCGCGGAAGCGGTCATGCAAGAAGTCCGCGCGACCGGCCTGCGCGGGGTCGCACAGCGTTGTGACATCACGAGCGCGGAGGACGTCGGCTGCGCGATTGGATCGGTCATGGAACAGTTCGGTCGGGTCGACGTTCTGGTCAACAACGCGGGGATCTCGCGCGACGCGACTCTGCTGAAGATGAAGGAAAGCGACTGGGATCTCGTCATGGACGTGAACCTGAAGGGCACCTTCCACGTCACGCGCGCGGTGCTCCAGCAGATGAAGGACCGCCGCTGGGGCCGCGTCATCAACATCGGCTCACGTTCGATGTTCGGCAATTTCGGGCAGACCAGCTACACGGCCTCGAAGATGGCCATCGTGGGCTTCACGCGTTCGCTGTCCTTGGAGCAGGCTCGCAACGGCATCACGGTCAACACCGTCGCCCCGGGCTTCATCGAGACGGAAGGCATCAAGAGCCACGTCAACTACCCCTCGCTGCGCGAGGTCGCCATTGGCAAGAACCCCGTCGGTTTCCTGGGCGCACCCGAGGACATCGCCAACACGGTCGCGTACCTCGCTTCCGAGCAGGCCCGCTACATCACTGGAACGACGGTGTTCGTCACGGGCGGGCGGTTCTCGTCATGACCGAACTGTCCCGCTCCGCTGCCGCCGTCCGCGATGTCCAAGCGCTCAAGCTGTACTGGGAAGACCTGCCGGTCGGCTATATGTTCGAGACGCCAGCCCGCACGATCACGGAGGCAGACGTCGTCGCCTTTGCCGCGCTGACGGGCGACTTCAACCGCCTGCATGTCGACGTCGAGTTCGCAAAGTCCAGCTTCTTTGGGCAGCGTCTTGCCCACGGGTTGCTGGTTGCATCGGTCAGCGTCGGACTTGCCACTCGCACCTTGGTTCACCAGCTGATCGAAAACACCGCCATCTCCGTTCTGGAGAACAAGCTGCAATTCCTGAAGCCGACCTTCATCGGCGACACCATCCGGACAAGGATCGATGTGACAGAAGCGCGTCCCACCCGCAACCCCGAGCGCGGCGTCCTGGTGTTCAGGCGCCGGACCATCAACCAGCGCGACGAAGCGGTGATCGAGGCGACGGTGCCTTATCTCATCCAGCGCCGACCGACCGAAGGCGGAGTCGCATGAACCGGGCTCAAGGCCAATTTTCCGACCTGTCGCACCTGGTCCTGCCACGTTCCATCGCGCTGATCGGTGCATCGGATCGCGCGGACAGCGTAGGCGGCCGCACGCTGGACAACCTGCTGGCCCACTCCAGCTACCAGGGAAAGCTGCACCTGGTGAACCCGACGCGTTCGCAGGTCCGCGGCATGGCCTGCCATCCTTCTGTGAAGGATGTAGGCACGCCGGTGGACGTCGCCATCGTGGCGGTCAAGGCAGACAGCGTCCTGCCGGCCCTGGAGGAATCTGCCGCCCTCGGCACGAAGTTCGCGATGGTCCTGACCTCCGGGTTCGGCGAGGTCGGAGAAGAGGGCCGTCGCGCGGAGGCGCGCATGGCGGAGCTCGCGCGCAGCAGCGGCATGCGCATCTATGGCCCGAACTGCCCGGGGCTGAACAACATCAATGCGCGACTGGGGATGACCTTCTCCCCGGCATATCGCTTCGACCAGATGCCGGGGCCCATCGGGCTGGCGACGCAAGGCGGCGGCATGGGCCGCACGATCATCCAGGCGATGGCCCGCGGAATCGGCACCGGCCTGTGGTTCTCCGCCGGCAATGAGGTGGATCTGGAGGTGAGCGACTTCGTCCACTACATGGCAACGGCCGATGACATCAAGGTCATCGCAACCACGCTGGAAGGTGTGCGCAACGGTCCGCGCTTCCTGGAGGCGTGCCAGCACGCGGCCCGGCATGGCAAGCCGATCGTGGCGATGAAGATCGGCAAATCCGAATACGGCATGAAGGCGGCCCAGTCGCACACGGCGGCAATCACCGGATCGGCGGAAGTGAACAGCGCCGTGTTCCGCGAGCTGGGTGTGACCGAGGTCGAAGACGTCGATGAGCTCGTCGATGTCGCGGCACTGCTGGCACGAGGCCTGCCGACGGGCCGTGAGAAGGTCGCGGTGTTCTGCTATTCCGGCGGAACCGCCGCCCTGGCCGCCGACAAGGTGGGCCAGGCGGGCCTGGAGCTTGCCAGCTTCACGGACGCCACCACTGCAACCTTGCAATCGCAACTGCCCCCCTATGCAGCCATCTCCAACCCGGTGGACACGACCGCGGTGGTCCTCACTGACCCGGAGATCGGCTATGCGTCGCTCAAGGCAGTGGCGCAGGATCCGAACGTCGGCGCCGTCATCTATCCCATCCCCTTCGACTACGGCGAAGTGACGACCACGGCGGCCAGGAGTGCGGTCCGCGTCCAGCAGGAGGTGGACAAGCCGATCGTGATGGTCTGGATGAGCGACAAGTTGGGCGACGGCTACCCCGTGCTGGTGGAAGGCGGCATCGTCCCGGCGCGATCGGTGGAGAACGCCGTCAAGGCAGTCCAGCGCTACCTCGAACGCGGCGCGTGGCAGTCGTCGCATGATGCGGCTTGGCGGCCTGGGGCATTAGCCGGTAAGCCGGAAGTTGCCCACATGGGTGATTCGCAGCCGACTCCGGTGCGAGAGCACGAGGCCAAGGCCAGGCTCAAGTCCGCCGGCATCCGTGTGCCCCGCTCGCGCTTCGTCGCGCAGCAGCAGGATGTGGCGAAGGCGTTCTCCGAACTGGAAGCGCCGGTGGTCGCCATCAAGATCGTCAGTCCGACGATCACCCACAAGTCAGACGTCGGCGGCGTGCTGCTGGGCATCCGCACGGCAGACGCTGCGGTGGCAGCCTTCGAAGAAATGATGCGCACGGTCGCCCAGGCGGCGCCCGGGCACGCCCTGGAAGGCGTGTTGCTGGAGGAGATGCTGGAGGGCCCGTTCGCCGAAGTGGTCATCGGCGTTCACCGGGATCCTGTGTTCGGCCATGTCTGCACCTTCGGGCTCGGCGGGATCGCCATCGAGCTGTTCAAGGACGTCAGCCGCCGGCTGCTGCCGCTCACGCCGCAAAGGGCGCGTGCCATGGTCGAAGAGACCCGCTGCGTGCGGCTGCTCAAGGGCTTCCGGGGCAAGCCGGCCACGGACATCGATGCCCTGGTCGATGCCCTGGTGTCCGTGAGCACCTTGGTGACGACGACACCAGGCATCGAGGAACTCGAGATCAATCCCCTGGCGGTCTTGCCGCAAGGCGGCGGCGTCGTCGCGCTGGATGCCGTCCTGAACCTTGGAAACGACAAGCAATGACAATGCACACCACCGATATCGGCTACGCCACCAAGACGGCGGTCGTCCTTCGCGGCAAGGACTTTTCGACGGAAATCCTGGGCAAGATGGATTTTCTGGACGTCGTCATGCTCACAGCCATCGGGCGCGTGCCGA contains:
- a CDS encoding SDR family NAD(P)-dependent oxidoreductase, which codes for MDLGLKDRVVLITGGGRGIGRSTALAFAAEGAHVAVLDTDSDAAEAVMQEVRATGLRGVAQRCDITSAEDVGCAIGSVMEQFGRVDVLVNNAGISRDATLLKMKESDWDLVMDVNLKGTFHVTRAVLQQMKDRRWGRVINIGSRSMFGNFGQTSYTASKMAIVGFTRSLSLEQARNGITVNTVAPGFIETEGIKSHVNYPSLREVAIGKNPVGFLGAPEDIANTVAYLASEQARYITGTTVFVTGGRFSS
- a CDS encoding MaoC family dehydratase — protein: MTELSRSAAAVRDVQALKLYWEDLPVGYMFETPARTITEADVVAFAALTGDFNRLHVDVEFAKSSFFGQRLAHGLLVASVSVGLATRTLVHQLIENTAISVLENKLQFLKPTFIGDTIRTRIDVTEARPTRNPERGVLVFRRRTINQRDEAVIEATVPYLIQRRPTEGGVA
- a CDS encoding acetate--CoA ligase family protein gives rise to the protein MNRAQGQFSDLSHLVLPRSIALIGASDRADSVGGRTLDNLLAHSSYQGKLHLVNPTRSQVRGMACHPSVKDVGTPVDVAIVAVKADSVLPALEESAALGTKFAMVLTSGFGEVGEEGRRAEARMAELARSSGMRIYGPNCPGLNNINARLGMTFSPAYRFDQMPGPIGLATQGGGMGRTIIQAMARGIGTGLWFSAGNEVDLEVSDFVHYMATADDIKVIATTLEGVRNGPRFLEACQHAARHGKPIVAMKIGKSEYGMKAAQSHTAAITGSAEVNSAVFRELGVTEVEDVDELVDVAALLARGLPTGREKVAVFCYSGGTAALAADKVGQAGLELASFTDATTATLQSQLPPYAAISNPVDTTAVVLTDPEIGYASLKAVAQDPNVGAVIYPIPFDYGEVTTTAARSAVRVQQEVDKPIVMVWMSDKLGDGYPVLVEGGIVPARSVENAVKAVQRYLERGAWQSSHDAAWRPGALAGKPEVAHMGDSQPTPVREHEAKARLKSAGIRVPRSRFVAQQQDVAKAFSELEAPVVAIKIVSPTITHKSDVGGVLLGIRTADAAVAAFEEMMRTVAQAAPGHALEGVLLEEMLEGPFAEVVIGVHRDPVFGHVCTFGLGGIAIELFKDVSRRLLPLTPQRARAMVEETRCVRLLKGFRGKPATDIDALVDALVSVSTLVTTTPGIEELEINPLAVLPQGGGVVALDAVLNLGNDKQ